GGAGCAGATTCGTGCCCTTTCTAGACAACAAGGGGAGCTTCAGCAGCAGGAGGTTGACCTCCGAGCTCGGGTGTTGGCTATGGAGATCCAGAGGACCTTTGAGTCTCGTTCTGCTGAGTATGAGAATGCTGCTGCTAGGATGCAGGTTTGGATCTCGTATTGATAGTGCGCTTTGATGTTTTGTGGATGGAAGATATAAAggaatgtttttttgaatttttttataggaGCAACTTCGTGAGAATGATAGGTCTATTCGGGAGATGGAGAGGAAGCTAGAAGAGAAAGAAAGGGAGCTTCATGCTGTTAAGCTTGATAATGAAGCGGTATGTTCTCTAGATATGAGTTGATCTGAATGGTTTTGAGGCTAAGTTTGCTTGTAACTCTTCCTCACAGGCCTGGGAGAAAGAGGGTCTGCTAAGAGAACAAAACAAAGAACTTGCTACTCTCAGGTGCTGTCTTTATTCTCTTCGTTAAGGTCTTTTACATTGCAGTTAGATAAAATGTTTTGTTGGACTGTGGTTTCGAAATATTTAATAAGctacgtttttttttgttcgtgCAGAAGGGAGCGTGATCACTCTGAAGCTGAGATGTCCCAAAGTTTACACAAAATATCTGAACTTCAGGAGCATGTTCAAGAGAAGGAGAGACAGTTCGCTGAATTGCAGGAACAGGTTAGTTTTCCAGTGTTTTTTGTTACACGATCAAATTATGCAACTTGCAGTTATATCTCAGTGCCatgtttgaagttttgagtacaCTTACAACAGAGTCTTTATCCTTAATGGCTTGTAGAATAGGATTGCTCAAGAAACAATCATGTACAAGGATGAGCAACTGAGGGAAGCGCAAGGCTGGATTGCGCGTGCCCAAGAGATGGATGCTTTACAATCATCTACAAACCACTCTTTGCAGGCTGAGTTGCGAGAACGTACTGAGCAGTATAACCAGCTCTGGCTTGGTTGCCAAAGACAGGTTGCTTATCTGATTATcttccagtttttttttctctcttctcgtGATAATTCTAGTCTTTATCTTATGTTGTTCAATCTCACTGAGTTCAGTTTGCGGAGATGGAGAGATTGCATTTGCATACAGTGCAACAGCTTCAGCATGAGCTTGCCAATGTAAAGGAAGGAGGTTGCTCTAAAACAAACCCCAATGGTGCCTCCCAGATTATCCAGAACAGTGGGAACCAAATCAAGGTACATTTTAAGGCGTTAGAATGCTAAAAATTGTCAAGCAAAAGTGAAATTATAGAATATTCAGTTGTCTTTTCTCTTGTGAGTATTTGTAGAACATTCAAGCGGGTCAGATGAACCCTCTGCATTCGTTTGCCATGCATCAACAAGAGCTTCTTCAACCTCGGGGACCTCCACCTCATGTTCCAGAATCAGTGTTACTGCAGCAAAAGGTGTGAGATATATGAATGCAtctttttgtttcactataatCAACAGTTAGTAACCGTATATAGTCTTTCATGGTTTCTTCTCAGGCTGTACCAGCTAGTGGAGAGATGCCTAGGCAGAATTATGTGCATCCATCTCAAGTTATACATGGCTTAGTAAGTTCTGAT
The window above is part of the Brassica napus cultivar Da-Ae chromosome C3, Da-Ae, whole genome shotgun sequence genome. Proteins encoded here:
- the LOC106387465 gene encoding restin homolog isoform X2, whose amino-acid sequence is MENETRSGSLQNSSSSRKEWRAVSDSHNFGNATDYVNGREAAGGDLDYYSITMDDGEVLEQIRALSRQQGELQQQEVDLRARVLAMEIQRTFESRSAEYENAAARMQEQLRENDRSIREMERKLEEKERELHAVKLDNEAAWEKEGLLREQNKELATLRRERDHSEAEMSQSLHKISELQEHVQEKERQFAELQEQNRIAQETIMYKDEQLREAQGWIARAQEMDALQSSTNHSLQAELRERTEQYNQLWLGCQRQFAEMERLHLHTVQQLQHELANVKEGGCSKTNPNGASQIIQNSGNQIKNIQAGQMNPLHSFAMHQQELLQPRGPPPHVPESVLLQQKAVPASGEMPRQNYVHPSQVIHGLVSSDEKSEHQVPTNGQSLDQGYLDVQTSHGAQFGSTTPSSSVNEQVVESGNGSNASENNFQDISSQFRDALRLDSVVINQKPEVSPGEPNGVARETLVSSGKTERNLESALLDERSLLACIVRTIPAGGRIRISSTLPNRLGKMLAPLHWHDYRKKYGKLEDFVASHLELFMIEDDYIQVREGAQKMVAGSASAAAGKVAVSSSPSSMYVAMTPMAQSQGLKKNVQRGRQSSDYMAPQQRKL
- the LOC106387465 gene encoding cingulin-like isoform X1 — its product is MENETRSGSLQNSSSSRKEWRAVSDSHNFGNATDYVNGREAAGGDLDYYSITMDDGEVLEQIRALSRQQGELQQQEVDLRARVLAMEIQRTFESRSAEYENAAARMQEQLRENDRSIREMERKLEEKERELHAVKLDNEAAWEKEGLLREQNKELATLRRERDHSEAEMSQSLHKISELQEHVQEKERQFAELQEQNRIAQETIMYKDEQLREAQGWIARAQEMDALQSSTNHSLQAELRERTEQYNQLWLGCQRQFAEMERLHLHTVQQLQHELANVKEGGCSKTNPNGASQIIQNSGNQIKNIQAGQMNPLHSFAMHQQELLQPRGPPPHVPESVLLQQKAVPASGEMPRQNYVHPSQVIHGLVSSDEKSEHQVPTNGQSLDQGYLDVQTSHGAQFGSTTPSSSVNEQVVESGNGSNASENNFQDISSQFRDALRLDSVVINQKPEEINGQVSPGEPNGVARETLVSSGKTERNLESALLDERSLLACIVRTIPAGGRIRISSTLPNRLGKMLAPLHWHDYRKKYGKLEDFVASHLELFMIEDDYIQVREGAQKMVAGSASAAAGKVAVSSSPSSMYVAMTPMAQSQGLKKNVQRGRQSSDYMAPQQRKL